The bacterium nucleotide sequence CGCGCCGGCGGCCGTCGCGACCGCCAACGCCGCACAAACCCATAAAATATAGATTCTCCTCAACGCTACCATCCCCTTATATTTCGCGCTAACTTCCCGGCGGGAGCAACGCAGCGGCGCGCTCGCGTTTCGCCCGGCGCCGCTTCTCGCGGGCCCGTACGGCCGCGAACGCGCCGGCGTAACACAGCGCCGCGGCCGCCGTCGCGATAATTAAATTGCCCAAAAAGTAGGCGTACGTCGTCTTCGAAAGCGCCCATACGTACTTCTCGTCGCGAACCAAGCCGTAGACGGCGCGCCAATCGGTCCCGGTAAAGGCGGCGCCCAGCATCGCCGACGCGGCCCAGAAAACGGGCGACGTGAGCGGGTTCATAATAGCCGCGCCCGCCAGCGCGCCGGCCTTGTTGAAGCGAAATATCCACGCCAGAACGTACGCCGCCGGCCCGGCCAGGCCGAACGTGGGAAAAACGCCGAGCCACACGCCGACCGCGACGCCCGCCGCCACCTGGTGCGGCGACGCGTTAACGCGCACGACGCGGACATACAGCAGCTTCGCGAGGCGGCCCA carries:
- a CDS encoding DUF2062 domain-containing protein, which gives rise to MGRLAKLLYVRVVRVNASPHQVAAGVAVGVWLGVFPTFGLAGPAAYVLAWIFRFNKAGALAGAAIMNPLTSPVFWAASAMLGAAFTGTDWRAVYGLVRDEKYVWALSKTTYAYFLGNLIIATAAAALCYAGAFAAVRAREKRRRAKRERAAALLPPGS